The following coding sequences lie in one Sphingomonas sp. M1-B02 genomic window:
- a CDS encoding NuoB/complex I 20 kDa subunit family protein, whose product MGVELSPPPPGTLPNVAFLDDINAEIGDKGFLVTSTEELFQWARTGSLWWMTFGLACCAVEMIHVNMPRYDMERFGAAPRASPRQSDVMIVAGTLCNKMAPALRRVYDQMSEPKYVISMGSCANGGGYYHYSYSVVRGCDRIVPVDIYVPGCPPTAEALLYGVMQLQRKIRRIGTLER is encoded by the coding sequence GTGGGAGTAGAATTGAGCCCTCCGCCGCCGGGGACGTTGCCGAACGTCGCGTTCCTCGACGACATCAATGCCGAGATCGGCGACAAGGGTTTCCTGGTCACGTCGACCGAGGAGCTGTTCCAGTGGGCGCGCACCGGCTCGCTGTGGTGGATGACCTTCGGGCTGGCCTGCTGCGCGGTCGAGATGATCCACGTCAACATGCCGCGCTACGACATGGAGCGCTTCGGCGCCGCGCCGCGCGCGAGCCCACGTCAGTCCGACGTGATGATCGTCGCGGGTACGCTCTGCAACAAGATGGCTCCGGCCCTGCGCCGCGTTTACGACCAGATGTCCGAGCCGAAATATGTGATTTCGATGGGCAGCTGCGCCAATGGCGGCGGCTATTACCACTATAGCTATTCCGTCGTCCGCGGCTGTGACCGGATCGTGCCGGTGGACATCTATGTCCCGGGCTGCCCGCCGACCGCCGAGGCGTTGCTGTATGGCGTGATGCAGCTGCAGCGGAAGATCCGCCGCATCGGGACGCTCGAACGGTGA
- a CDS encoding NADH-quinone oxidoreductase subunit C → MRAPAPRYTANDGVIEAAEAALGDMLLSAKDAVGEVSLNVDRARLVEAMIALRDTPGLAYQQLMEIAGVDYPERPERFEVVYCLLSLTRNHRIQVRASADEEQAIPSVTGIWPVAGWLEREVYDMYGVLFEGNTDLRRILTDYGFVGHPLRKDFPMTGYVELRYSEEAKRVVYEPVNLAQDFRNFDFMSPWEGAQYVLPGDEKAPSGPGPGDTPQGKPAPTPAQPAATPAVPEAKGAPTPLSADEIIKAGVRNDKTVTPHAKTSKTTEGTEDTGAGEPDPGNQPEDKPKDPDVVPTKGKGQNQ, encoded by the coding sequence GTGAGGGCGCCCGCACCCCGATATACTGCCAATGACGGCGTGATCGAGGCGGCCGAGGCTGCGCTCGGCGACATGCTGTTGTCGGCCAAGGATGCGGTCGGCGAAGTTTCGCTTAACGTGGATCGCGCGCGGTTGGTCGAGGCGATGATCGCGCTGCGCGACACGCCGGGGCTGGCCTATCAGCAGCTGATGGAAATCGCCGGCGTCGATTATCCCGAGCGGCCCGAGCGGTTCGAAGTGGTCTATTGCCTGCTGTCGCTGACCCGCAACCACCGCATTCAGGTGCGGGCCTCGGCTGACGAAGAGCAGGCGATCCCCAGCGTCACGGGCATCTGGCCGGTGGCGGGCTGGCTCGAGCGCGAAGTGTACGACATGTATGGCGTGCTGTTCGAGGGAAATACCGACCTGCGGCGCATCCTGACCGACTATGGCTTCGTCGGGCATCCGCTGCGCAAGGATTTCCCGATGACCGGCTATGTCGAGCTGCGTTATTCGGAAGAGGCCAAGCGCGTGGTCTATGAGCCCGTCAATCTGGCGCAGGATTTCCGCAATTTCGATTTCATGAGCCCGTGGGAAGGCGCGCAATATGTGCTGCCGGGCGACGAGAAGGCGCCGAGCGGCCCAGGGCCGGGCGATACGCCGCAGGGCAAGCCCGCGCCGACGCCCGCACAGCCTGCAGCCACGCCGGCAGTGCCCGAGGCGAAGGGCGCACCGACGCCGCTTTCCGCCGACGAGATCATCAAGGCCGGGGTCAGGAACGACAAGACCGTGACGCCGCACGCCAAGACCAGCAAGACCACCGAAGGCACCGAGGATACCGGCGCGGGCGAGCCCGATCCCGGCAACCAGCCTGAGGACAAGCCCAAGGATCCGGATGTCGTCCCGACCAAGGGCAAGGGCCAGAACCAATGA
- the nuoF gene encoding NADH-quinone oxidoreductase subunit NuoF, producing MLADKDRIFTNVYGFQPWNLPAARVRGDWDNTKALMALGQDTIIDRVKASGLRGRGGAGFPTGVKWGFMPKEPKPERPNFLVINADESEPGSCKDREIIRHDPHKLIEGALIAGFAMRARAAYIYIRGEYIREAETLFAAVAEAYDAGMLGKNAAGSGYDFDVFVHRGAGAYICGEETAMLESLEGKKGQPRLKPPFPAGAGLYGCPTTVNNVESIAVVPTILRRGPEWFSSFGAENNKGTKLFQISGHVNKPVVVEEAMSISFRELIETHCGGIRGGWDNLLAVIPGGSSVPLVPAAQIMDCAMDFDGLKAVGSGLGTAAIIVMDKSTDIVRAISRLSYFYKHESCGQCTPCREGTGWMWRVMERMRTGDADLSEIDTLLQVTKQVEGHTICALGDAAAWPIQGLIKHFRPEMERRINERQGNGEAPMMEAAE from the coding sequence ATGCTCGCCGACAAGGACCGCATCTTCACCAATGTCTACGGGTTCCAGCCCTGGAACCTGCCCGCGGCGCGTGTCCGCGGCGACTGGGACAATACCAAGGCGCTGATGGCGCTGGGGCAGGACACGATCATCGATCGCGTCAAGGCTTCGGGCCTGCGCGGGCGTGGCGGTGCGGGCTTCCCGACGGGCGTGAAATGGGGCTTCATGCCCAAGGAACCCAAGCCCGAGCGGCCCAACTTCCTGGTGATCAACGCCGACGAATCCGAGCCGGGCTCGTGCAAGGATCGCGAGATCATCCGCCATGATCCGCACAAATTGATCGAAGGCGCGCTGATCGCCGGCTTCGCGATGCGCGCACGGGCGGCCTATATCTACATCCGCGGCGAATATATTCGCGAGGCGGAGACGCTATTCGCGGCGGTCGCCGAGGCCTATGATGCGGGCATGCTCGGCAAGAATGCCGCGGGCTCGGGCTATGATTTCGACGTCTTCGTCCATCGCGGCGCCGGCGCTTATATCTGCGGCGAAGAGACCGCGATGCTCGAGAGTCTCGAGGGCAAGAAGGGCCAGCCGCGGTTGAAGCCACCGTTCCCGGCGGGCGCAGGGCTCTATGGCTGCCCGACGACGGTCAACAATGTCGAATCGATCGCAGTCGTCCCGACGATCCTGCGGCGCGGGCCCGAATGGTTCTCCAGCTTCGGCGCGGAGAACAACAAGGGCACCAAGCTCTTCCAGATTAGCGGCCATGTGAACAAGCCTGTGGTGGTCGAGGAGGCGATGAGCATCAGCTTCCGCGAACTGATCGAGACGCATTGCGGCGGCATTCGTGGTGGCTGGGACAATCTGCTCGCGGTGATCCCAGGTGGCTCCTCAGTGCCCTTGGTTCCGGCGGCGCAGATCATGGACTGCGCGATGGATTTCGATGGCCTGAAGGCCGTCGGCTCAGGGCTCGGCACCGCGGCGATCATCGTCATGGACAAATCGACCGACATCGTCCGCGCGATTTCGCGACTCAGCTATTTCTACAAGCATGAGAGCTGCGGCCAGTGCACTCCGTGCCGCGAAGGCACTGGCTGGATGTGGCGCGTGATGGAGCGGATGCGCACCGGCGACGCCGACCTCAGCGAGATCGATACGCTGCTTCAGGTCACCAAGCAGGTCGAGGGTCACACGATCTGCGCGCTCGGCGACGCCGCGGCGTGGCCGATACAGGGGCTGATCAAGCATTTCCGCCCGGAGATGGAGCGGCGGATCAACGAGCGTCAGGGCAATGGCGAAGCACCGATGATGGAGGCCGCCGAATGA
- a CDS encoding NADH-quinone oxidoreductase subunit A, which produces MVDLSQYLPILLFLGVALVLSSVFVFAPMAVGRLTGTHQPTPEKLTEYECGFPAFEDSRSQFDVRFYLVAILFIIFDLEAAFLFPWAVSVFDLGWTAWISMMVFIGELALGLVYAWKKGALEWE; this is translated from the coding sequence TTGGTCGATTTATCGCAATATCTGCCGATCCTGCTGTTCCTCGGCGTGGCGCTGGTGCTTTCGAGCGTCTTCGTGTTCGCGCCGATGGCGGTCGGCCGCCTGACGGGCACGCATCAGCCTACCCCTGAGAAGCTCACCGAATATGAGTGCGGCTTCCCGGCGTTCGAGGACAGCCGCAGCCAGTTCGATGTGCGTTTCTATCTGGTCGCGATCCTCTTCATCATCTTCGATCTCGAAGCGGCCTTCCTGTTCCCTTGGGCGGTATCGGTGTTCGATCTCGGCTGGACCGCGTGGATTTCGATGATGGTGTTTATCGGCGAGCTCGCGCTCGGCCTGGTTTATGCGTGGAAGAAAGGTGCGTTGGAGTGGGAGTAG
- a CDS encoding complex I 24 kDa subunit family protein, whose amino-acid sequence MADAPTLPDEAETRARWGNFAWTPENSEKAREIVGRYPPGRQQSASIPFLDLAQRQVGAETNTQGWLPIPVIEFVARELGMHYMRVFEVATFYTMFNLVPVGRYHVQVCGTTPCMLRGSDDVMAACKNRGMSKGHTTADGMFTLSEVECLGTCANAPMVQINDDNFEDLDYDKTVAILDALARGESPKPGPQIDRQTSAAEGGPTNLTAMVSENHDYRGEWA is encoded by the coding sequence ATGGCTGACGCACCAACCCTTCCCGACGAAGCCGAGACCCGCGCCCGCTGGGGCAATTTCGCCTGGACGCCGGAAAATTCCGAGAAGGCGCGCGAGATCGTCGGGCGCTATCCGCCGGGGCGGCAGCAGTCGGCGTCGATCCCTTTCCTCGATTTGGCGCAGCGCCAGGTGGGGGCGGAGACCAATACGCAGGGCTGGCTGCCGATCCCGGTGATCGAGTTCGTCGCGCGCGAGCTGGGCATGCACTATATGCGCGTGTTCGAAGTCGCGACCTTCTACACGATGTTCAATCTGGTGCCGGTCGGCCGCTATCATGTGCAGGTCTGCGGGACGACGCCGTGCATGCTGCGCGGTTCGGACGATGTGATGGCCGCGTGCAAGAATCGCGGGATGAGCAAGGGGCACACGACCGCCGACGGCATGTTCACGCTCAGCGAAGTCGAGTGCCTGGGAACCTGCGCCAATGCGCCGATGGTGCAGATCAACGACGATAATTTCGAGGATCTCGATTACGACAAGACCGTCGCGATCCTGGATGCGCTGGCACGCGGCGAAAGCCCCAAGCCCGGCCCGCAGATCGATCGCCAGACCAGCGCCGCCGAGGGCGGGCCCACCAATCTGACCGCGATGGTATCCGAGAATCACGACTATCGGGGGGAATGGGCATGA
- a CDS encoding NADH-quinone oxidoreductase subunit D: MSDTIDQIMGRETLDDTATGDVEIQNYTINFGPQHPAAHGVLRLVLELDGEIVERVDPHIGLLHRGTEKLIEYKTYTQALPYFDRFDYCSPMAMEHTYVLAVEKLLDLEVPIRAQYLRVFFAELTRIKNHMLNLGSHVMDVGAMTPNLWLFELREDCMNFYERASGARMHANYFRVGGVRQDVPLKLLTDIGDWLDTRLPRLFEDAISLVAENRIFKQRNVDIAVVSRDDAIKWGFSGPMIRAAGIPWDLRKSQPYDVYDRMEFDIPVGTRGDCYDRFMVRVEEVRQSARIMKQCLADMPEGPVLTLDRKVAPPKRGEMKQSMEALIHHFKLFTEGYHVPAGEVYVATESPKGEFGVYLVSDGTNKPYRCKVRPTAFSHLQAMDFMSRGHMLADTTAILGAMDIVFGECDR, encoded by the coding sequence ATGAGCGACACCATCGACCAGATCATGGGGCGCGAGACGCTCGACGACACGGCTACGGGCGATGTCGAGATCCAGAACTATACGATCAATTTCGGTCCGCAGCATCCTGCGGCGCACGGCGTGCTGCGTCTCGTGCTCGAGCTGGATGGCGAGATCGTTGAGCGAGTCGATCCGCATATCGGGCTGCTCCATCGCGGCACCGAGAAATTGATCGAGTACAAGACCTACACCCAGGCGCTGCCCTATTTCGATCGCTTCGATTATTGCTCGCCGATGGCGATGGAGCACACTTATGTGCTCGCAGTCGAGAAGCTGCTCGACCTCGAAGTGCCGATCCGCGCGCAATATCTCCGCGTCTTCTTCGCCGAGCTGACGCGCATCAAGAATCATATGCTGAACCTGGGTTCGCACGTGATGGACGTCGGCGCGATGACGCCGAACCTGTGGCTGTTCGAGCTGCGCGAAGATTGCATGAATTTCTATGAGCGTGCCTCCGGCGCGCGGATGCATGCGAACTATTTCCGCGTCGGCGGGGTGCGGCAGGACGTGCCGCTCAAGCTGCTGACCGACATCGGCGACTGGCTCGACACGCGGCTGCCGCGCCTGTTCGAGGATGCGATCAGCCTGGTGGCCGAGAACCGCATCTTCAAGCAGCGCAACGTCGACATCGCCGTGGTGAGCCGCGACGATGCGATCAAATGGGGTTTCTCGGGGCCGATGATCCGCGCCGCGGGCATCCCCTGGGATCTGCGCAAGTCACAGCCTTACGACGTGTATGACCGGATGGAGTTCGACATTCCCGTCGGCACCCGCGGCGATTGCTATGATCGCTTCATGGTGCGCGTCGAGGAGGTTCGCCAATCGGCGCGGATCATGAAGCAGTGCCTGGCGGACATGCCCGAGGGGCCGGTGCTGACGCTCGATCGCAAGGTGGCACCGCCCAAGCGGGGCGAGATGAAGCAATCGATGGAAGCGCTGATCCACCACTTCAAGCTGTTCACCGAAGGGTATCACGTGCCGGCGGGCGAAGTGTATGTCGCGACCGAGAGCCCCAAGGGCGAGTTCGGCGTCTATCTGGTGAGCGATGGCACCAACAAGCCGTATCGCTGCAAGGTGCGGCCGACCGCGTTCAGTCATTTGCAGGCGATGGATTTCATGTCGCGCGGGCACATGCTCGCCGACACGACGGCGATCCTGGGCGCGATGGATATTGTTTTTGGTGAATGTGACCGCTGA
- the efp gene encoding elongation factor P, translating into MKISGVDIRPGNIIEYEGGIWKAVKIQHTQPGKGGAYMQVEMKNLIDGRKNNVRFRSAETVERVRLDTKDFQFLFRDGDALTFMDKDNYEQITLDAGILGDAAAFLQDGMDVVLELWDERPISVQLPDTIEAMIVEADAVVKGQTASSSYKPAVLENGVRVMVPPHIGAGTRIVVDVYEQTYVKRAD; encoded by the coding sequence ATGAAGATCAGCGGCGTGGACATCCGTCCCGGCAATATCATCGAATATGAAGGCGGCATCTGGAAGGCCGTCAAGATTCAGCACACCCAGCCCGGCAAGGGCGGCGCCTATATGCAGGTCGAGATGAAGAACCTCATCGACGGCCGCAAGAACAACGTCCGTTTCCGCTCGGCGGAGACGGTGGAGCGCGTGCGGCTCGACACCAAGGACTTCCAGTTCCTGTTCCGCGACGGCGACGCGCTGACCTTCATGGACAAGGACAATTACGAGCAAATCACGCTCGACGCCGGGATCCTGGGCGATGCCGCGGCCTTCCTGCAGGACGGGATGGACGTGGTGCTCGAGCTTTGGGACGAGCGGCCGATCTCGGTCCAGCTGCCCGACACGATCGAGGCGATGATCGTCGAGGCGGATGCGGTGGTGAAGGGGCAGACCGCCTCTTCGAGCTACAAGCCTGCGGTGCTGGAGAACGGCGTGCGCGTGATGGTGCCGCCGCATATCGGCGCGGGCACGCGGATCGTGGTCGACGTTTACGAGCAGACCTACGTGAAGCGCGCCGACTGA
- the nuoI gene encoding NADH-quinone oxidoreductase subunit NuoI, which yields MSFAQIVRSYTLWEFLKAHWLTLQYFFKPKATINYPYEKNPISPRFRGEHALRRYPNGEERCIACKLCEAVCPALAITIEAEPRDDGSRRTTRYDIDMTKCIYCGLCQEACPVDAIVEGPNFEFSTETREELIYNKDKLLANGDRWERALAANLAADAPYR from the coding sequence ATGAGTTTCGCCCAAATCGTCCGCTCCTACACGCTGTGGGAATTTCTCAAGGCGCACTGGCTGACCTTGCAATATTTCTTCAAGCCCAAGGCGACGATCAACTACCCGTACGAGAAGAACCCGATCAGCCCGCGTTTCCGCGGCGAGCACGCCTTGCGTCGCTATCCCAACGGCGAAGAACGCTGCATCGCGTGCAAACTGTGCGAAGCGGTGTGCCCGGCACTGGCGATCACGATCGAGGCAGAGCCGCGCGACGACGGCAGCCGCCGCACGACGCGCTACGACATCGACATGACCAAGTGCATCTATTGCGGGCTCTGCCAAGAGGCGTGCCCGGTGGACGCGATCGTCGAGGGGCCGAACTTCGAATTTTCGACCGAGACGCGCGAGGAGCTTATCTACAACAAGGATAAATTGCTCGCGAATGGCGATCGCTGGGAACGCGCACTCGCCGCCAACCTTGCCGCCGATGCACCGTACCGTTAA
- a CDS encoding inositol monophosphatase family protein — translation MVSHSGLITVIERACRKAGPRLRRDFNEVQQLQVSRKGPADFVSIADRRAEDTLIEELQHARPDWGFLVEERGEIAGDPNKPRWIIDPLDGTSNFLHGIPHFCISVAVEDPHGSQGRPEVTTGYIYQPMTDESFWAEKGRGAWVQDQRLRVSARRDLADSLIATGIPFMGHGDFAEWSRIFGAVAPEVAGIRRLGAAALDLAWVAAGRFDGYWESHLKPWDVAAGMLMVKEAGGFVTDFRGQDMARERNQFLAANDVIHSKLHKLVANALRNQ, via the coding sequence GTGGTTTCCCATTCCGGCCTCATCACCGTCATCGAGCGTGCCTGCCGCAAGGCGGGGCCGCGGCTTCGGCGCGACTTTAACGAGGTCCAGCAGCTGCAGGTGAGCCGCAAGGGCCCGGCCGACTTCGTGTCTATCGCCGATCGTCGCGCCGAGGATACGCTGATCGAGGAGCTGCAGCATGCGCGGCCCGATTGGGGCTTTTTGGTCGAGGAGCGCGGCGAGATTGCCGGCGATCCCAACAAGCCGCGCTGGATCATCGATCCGCTCGACGGCACCAGCAACTTCCTCCACGGCATCCCGCATTTCTGCATCTCGGTCGCGGTGGAAGATCCGCATGGCAGCCAGGGGCGGCCCGAGGTCACCACCGGCTATATCTACCAGCCGATGACCGACGAGAGCTTCTGGGCCGAAAAGGGCAGGGGGGCCTGGGTGCAGGACCAGCGGCTGCGCGTATCGGCGCGGCGCGATCTGGCCGATTCGCTGATCGCGACCGGCATTCCCTTCATGGGGCATGGCGATTTCGCCGAATGGAGCCGGATTTTCGGCGCAGTGGCGCCCGAAGTCGCGGGGATTCGCCGGCTGGGCGCCGCGGCGCTCGATCTGGCGTGGGTCGCGGCGGGGCGCTTCGACGGCTATTGGGAATCGCACCTTAAGCCCTGGGACGTCGCGGCGGGGATGCTGATGGTCAAGGAGGCCGGGGGCTTCGTCACCGATTTCCGCGGGCAGGACATGGCGCGCGAGCGCAACCAGTTCCTGGCGGCAAACGACGTGATTCACTCCAAGCTGCACAAGCTCGTCGCGAACGCGCTGCGCAACCAGTAA
- the nuoG gene encoding NADH-quinone oxidoreductase subunit NuoG: MPKLTVDGIEVEVPQGATVLQACEAAGKEIPRFCYHERLSIAGNCRMCLVEVKPGPPKPQASCALPAADNQEIRTDSAMVKAAREGVMEFLLINHPLDCPICDQGGECDLQDQSLAYGRGHSRYTENKRAVTEKYMGPIIKTIMTRCIQCTRCVRFAEEVAGVEEIGAIHRGEDMQITTYLEHAFKSELSGNTVDLCPVGALTHKPVAFEYRPWELRKHLSIDVMDAVGTNIRLDSRGRQVMRVLPRINEDVNEEWAHDKTRYHVDGLVRRRLDRPFVRVNGKLVEASWDEAFDAIAAVNAGSSVAAIAGDLLDCETMYAAKALLRGLGSDLIESRQTGMSYDVTNLGAVAFNPTIAGVEEADAVLLAGTNLRWEAPLINTRVRKAIKRGAKVFAIGPETELTYKVEWLGNDLGMLSKLPESLAQAMDNAKRPMVILGPGALAEGHGAALAFAASENLVRTLEDGTAWNGFGVIHTAAARMGALMLGFAQKGGIADVAAASPKLAFFLGADEVDFAKFAGSFKVFVGHHGDKGAHHADVILPSATYAEKHGTYVNLEGRVQRADRAVFPLGDAREDWAILRALSDKLGATLPFDSFDELRAAMASEVPELGQEGLVSYAWAPPALAAAANGEVSYPIADFYLTNAICRASPTMQRCSSELVHGQDYAEAAE, encoded by the coding sequence ATGCCAAAGCTGACGGTAGACGGAATAGAAGTGGAGGTTCCCCAGGGGGCGACCGTGCTCCAGGCCTGCGAGGCTGCGGGGAAGGAGATTCCGCGTTTCTGTTACCATGAGCGGCTGAGCATCGCCGGCAATTGCCGGATGTGCCTGGTCGAAGTGAAGCCGGGTCCGCCCAAGCCGCAGGCCAGTTGCGCGCTGCCGGCTGCCGACAATCAGGAAATCCGCACCGACAGCGCGATGGTGAAGGCAGCGCGCGAGGGCGTGATGGAATTCCTGCTGATCAACCATCCGCTCGATTGCCCGATTTGCGATCAGGGCGGCGAATGCGATCTGCAGGACCAGAGCCTGGCTTATGGCCGCGGGCACAGCCGCTATACCGAGAACAAGCGCGCCGTGACCGAAAAGTATATGGGTCCGATCATCAAGACGATCATGACCCGCTGCATCCAGTGCACGCGCTGCGTGCGCTTCGCCGAGGAAGTGGCCGGGGTGGAAGAGATCGGCGCGATCCATCGCGGCGAGGATATGCAGATCACGACCTATCTGGAGCACGCCTTCAAGAGCGAGCTTTCGGGCAATACGGTCGATCTCTGCCCGGTCGGCGCGCTGACGCATAAGCCGGTGGCGTTCGAGTATCGCCCGTGGGAACTGCGCAAGCATCTGAGCATCGACGTGATGGACGCCGTGGGCACCAACATTCGCCTCGACAGCCGCGGACGCCAGGTGATGCGCGTGCTTCCGCGGATCAACGAGGACGTCAACGAGGAATGGGCGCACGACAAGACGCGCTACCATGTCGACGGGCTGGTGCGGCGGCGGCTCGACCGCCCGTTCGTGCGCGTGAACGGAAAGCTGGTTGAGGCGAGCTGGGACGAGGCGTTCGACGCTATCGCCGCGGTCAATGCTGGATCGAGCGTCGCGGCGATTGCCGGCGATTTGCTTGATTGCGAGACGATGTATGCGGCCAAGGCGCTGCTACGCGGGCTCGGCTCCGATCTGATCGAGAGCCGCCAGACCGGCATGTCTTATGATGTGACCAATCTGGGCGCGGTGGCGTTCAACCCGACGATCGCGGGGGTCGAGGAGGCCGATGCGGTCCTGCTGGCCGGCACCAATCTCCGTTGGGAAGCGCCGCTGATCAACACGCGGGTGCGCAAGGCGATCAAGCGTGGCGCGAAGGTTTTTGCGATCGGGCCCGAGACCGAGCTGACTTACAAGGTCGAATGGCTCGGCAACGATCTCGGCATGCTCTCGAAGCTGCCCGAATCGCTCGCGCAGGCGATGGACAATGCCAAGCGGCCGATGGTCATCCTTGGCCCGGGTGCGCTGGCCGAAGGGCATGGCGCGGCGTTGGCCTTTGCCGCGAGTGAAAATCTGGTGCGGACGCTGGAGGACGGCACGGCCTGGAACGGCTTCGGCGTGATCCACACCGCCGCGGCGCGGATGGGGGCACTGATGCTCGGCTTCGCGCAGAAGGGTGGCATCGCCGACGTGGCTGCCGCGTCGCCGAAGCTGGCTTTCTTCCTGGGTGCGGACGAAGTGGATTTCGCCAAGTTCGCGGGCAGCTTCAAGGTGTTCGTCGGTCATCATGGCGACAAGGGCGCGCATCATGCCGATGTGATCCTGCCCTCGGCCACCTATGCCGAGAAGCATGGCACCTATGTGAACCTCGAAGGCCGCGTGCAGCGTGCCGATCGTGCAGTGTTCCCGCTGGGGGATGCGCGCGAAGATTGGGCGATCCTGCGGGCGCTGTCCGACAAGCTCGGGGCAACGCTGCCGTTCGACAGTTTCGACGAATTGCGCGCGGCGATGGCATCCGAAGTGCCCGAACTGGGGCAGGAGGGGCTCGTTTCCTACGCCTGGGCACCTCCGGCGCTGGCGGCCGCGGCGAACGGCGAGGTCTCCTATCCGATCGCTGATTTCTATCTGACCAACGCGATCTGCCGCGCCTCGCCGACGATGCAGCGCTGCTCGTCCGAGCTGGTCCACGGCCAGGATTATGCGGAGGCCGCCGAATGA
- the nuoH gene encoding NADH-quinone oxidoreductase subunit NuoH has translation MTAFFQNTVGLPYGWAWFIATIAGILLIALPLMLAVAMVIYADRKIWAAMALRRGPNVVGPFGLLQSFADGLKVFLQETIIPSSANKGLFLLAPIITFTVALIVWAVIPFQAGVVLANINVGLLYILAASSLGVYGVIMSGWASNSKYPFYSALRAAAQMVSYEVAIGFVLISVVLWAGSFNLSIIVEEQRGHVFGLLNGFGFNPLLFPMWVVFLISSLAETARAPFDLTEAESELVAGYQTEYSSMAFALFWLGEYANVLLMCTLNAVLFWGGYLPPIDWAPLYWVPGIIWLFAKILFFFFVFSWIKATVPRYRYDQLMRLGWKIFLPLSLIFVFLVSGYLMLDRVGLPA, from the coding sequence ATGACCGCCTTCTTCCAGAATACCGTCGGACTGCCTTATGGCTGGGCCTGGTTCATCGCGACAATCGCCGGCATCCTGCTGATCGCGCTGCCGCTGATGCTGGCGGTGGCAATGGTGATCTATGCCGATCGCAAGATCTGGGCGGCGATGGCGCTGCGGCGCGGGCCCAATGTGGTCGGCCCCTTCGGCCTGCTGCAGAGCTTCGCCGACGGGTTGAAGGTGTTCCTCCAGGAAACGATCATCCCGTCGTCGGCGAACAAGGGGCTGTTCCTGCTGGCGCCGATCATCACCTTCACGGTGGCACTGATCGTCTGGGCGGTGATCCCGTTCCAGGCGGGCGTGGTGCTCGCGAACATCAATGTCGGGCTGCTATACATCCTCGCGGCGTCGTCGCTGGGTGTCTACGGCGTGATCATGTCGGGCTGGGCGTCCAACTCGAAATATCCCTTCTACTCCGCGCTACGTGCCGCCGCGCAAATGGTGTCCTACGAAGTCGCGATCGGCTTCGTGCTGATCTCGGTCGTACTGTGGGCAGGGAGCTTCAATCTCTCGATCATCGTCGAGGAGCAGCGCGGGCATGTCTTCGGGCTGCTGAATGGCTTCGGCTTCAACCCCTTGCTGTTCCCGATGTGGGTCGTGTTCCTGATCTCGTCGCTGGCGGAGACGGCACGCGCGCCGTTCGACTTGACCGAGGCGGAGTCCGAGCTCGTCGCCGGCTATCAGACCGAATATTCGTCGATGGCGTTCGCGCTGTTCTGGCTGGGCGAATATGCGAACGTGCTGCTGATGTGCACGCTCAACGCGGTGCTGTTCTGGGGCGGCTATCTGCCTCCGATCGACTGGGCGCCGCTATATTGGGTGCCGGGCATCATCTGGCTGTTCGCCAAGATCCTGTTCTTCTTCTTCGTGTTCAGCTGGATCAAGGCCACGGTGCCGCGCTACCGCTATGACCAGCTGATGCGGCTGGGCTGGAAAATCTTCCTGCCGCTCAGTCTCATCTTTGTCTTTCTGGTGTCCGGATATCTGATGCTCGATCGCGTGGGGTTGCCGGCATGA